In Solanum stenotomum isolate F172 chromosome 6, ASM1918654v1, whole genome shotgun sequence, one DNA window encodes the following:
- the LOC125866692 gene encoding probable receptor-like protein kinase At5g39020: MKKESIVSILGARGTIGYIAPEIVCRNLGGVSHKSDVYSYGMMVLEMVGGRKNVDVGVDRTSEIYFPHWLYRRIELDEELQLIGIMNEEEKECARKMVLASLWCIQTDPSSQPSMSKVVEMLEGNLDFLQIPPKPCLYSSSRTEVGSSEVELA; this comes from the exons ATGAAAAAGGAGAGCATTGTGTCAATATTAGGTGCACGAGGGACTATCGGTTATATTGCTCCAGAAATTGTTTGCAGAAACTTGGGAGGAGTCTCTCACAAGTCTGACGTCTATAGCTATGGAATGATGGTCCTAGAGATGGTAGGGGGAAGAAAAAATGTTGATGTTGGAGTTGATCGTACTAGTGAAATCTACTTTCCACACTGGCTCTATCGACGAATTGAGCTAGATGAAGAGCTTCAATTAATTGGGATAATGaatgaagaggagaaagaatGTGCAAGAAAGATGGTGCTGGCGAGTTTATGGTGCATACAGACTGATCCCTCAAGTCAACCATCGATGAGCAAG GTTGTGGAAATGTTAGAAGGGAACCTAGACTTTCTGCAAATTCCTCCAAAGCCTTGCCTATATTCTTCCTCAAGAACAGAGGTAGGTTCATCGGAAGTAGAACTGGCCTAG